One genomic segment of Fundulus heteroclitus isolate FHET01 chromosome 10, MU-UCD_Fhet_4.1, whole genome shotgun sequence includes these proteins:
- the chuk gene encoding inhibitor of nuclear factor kappa-B kinase subunit alpha: protein MEKAPFKQSQAYGDWELKERLGIGGFAHVYLFQQSETNEKIAVKMCRLDLTPRNRDRWCREIQIMKKLHHNNVVTAKEVPEEIKMIALNDLPLLAMEYCSKGDLRNVLSRPENCCGLKESEVLSLLHDVGSGIQYLHENKIIHRDLKPENIVLQDCNGKVVHKIIDLGYAKDLDQGSLCTSFVGTLQYLAPELFDNKPYTVAVDFWSFGTMVFECCCGFRPFLHNWQPVQWAGVVKNKGPKDIMAVEDSNGEVKFSTHLAQPNNLSRTLVEPLENVLQLMLKWSQEQRGGPVQRATKRPMCFEMLDELLNMNVVHILNMTTAEVLSFRLSPDESLHSLQVRIAAETKIEVVNQELLQETGVSLDPRKLANQCVPLDGMRGWDEYIVYLFDKSITNYSGPLNARHLPERVNNIVQDSKKPLPLFELKKVWGEAVNYICGLKDDYSRLFQGQRAAMLSLLRYNTNLTRYKNSMFGFSQQLRAKLDFFKSSIQYDLEKYSDQMHYGISSEKMLKAWQENEERAATFAQVAEVSHLDDEIMALHSEIVELQRSPYARRQGDKMELLEGKAIELYMQLKRTCKGADSDGTRDSSEMVKAIIQTVQNQDKVLKDLYTHLSKILNSKQKIIDLFPRIEKTLENIKEADNTVMQMQVKRQKEFWHLLKIACAQNSSRNSMAASPESSHLLQVSQWPQTPQPVSSPHPLTSLPGRNDTDAAPRLLQENQKYLSQLTNLMQEATDDQAKSIVEQDWSWTKYETLTTKLKKRNA from the exons ATGGAGAAAGCTCCCTTCAAGCAGAGCCAGGCCTACGGGGACTGGGAGCTGAAGGAGAGGCTGGGGATAGGAGGCTTTGCCCATGTTTACCTCTTCCAGCAAAGC GAAACGAATGAAAAAATAGCGGTGAAAATGTGCCGCCTGGACCTGACGCCGAGGAACAGGGACAGATGGTGCAGGGAGATACAGATCATGAAAAA GCTGCATCATAATAATGTTGTGACTGCAAAGGAAGTCCCAGAGGAAATTAAGATGATTGCCTTAAATGATCTTCCACTCCTGGCCATGGAGTACTGCTCCAAAGGAGACCTGAGAAAC GTGCTGAGCAGGCCTGAAAACTGCTGCGGTCTGAAGGAGAGCGAGGTGCTGTCGTTGCTCCACGACGTCG GAAGCGGCATTCAGTATCTGCACGAAAACAAGATCATCCACAGGGACCTTAAACCAGAAAACATAGTCCTGCAGGACTGCAACGGAAAG GTGGTGCATAAAATCATTGACTTGGGTTATGCCAAAGATCTGGACCAGGGGAGTCTGTGCACTTCCTTTGTTGGCACTCTTCAGTACCTG gCTCCCGAGCTGTTTGACAACAAGCCATACACGGTCGCTGTAGACTTCTGGAGCTTTGGCACCATGGTTTTTGAATGCTGCTGCGGTTTCCGGCCTTTTCTACACAACTGGCAACCCGTGCAGTG ggcCGGCGTAGTCAAGAATAAAGGTCCAAAGGACATCATGGCGGTGGAGGACTCTAATGGTGAAGTCAAGTTCTCGACACATCTCGCCCAGCCGAACAACCTCAGCAG GACGCTGGTGGAGCCGCTGGAGAACGTCCTCCAGCTGATGCTGAAGTGGAGTCAGGAACAGAGAGGAGGCCCCGTGCAGCGCGCCACAAAGAGGCCCATGTGCTTCGAGATGCTCGACGAGCTGCTGAATATGAAC GTCGTCCACATCCTGAACATGACCACCGCTGAGGTCCTCTCGTTCAGACTGAGTCCAGACGAGAGTCTTCACAGCCTGCAGGTGCGCATCGCGGCCGAAACCAAGATCGAAGTTGTGAaccaggagctgctgcaggagacGGGCGTCTCCCTGGACCCCAGGAAGCTGGCTAACCAGTGTGTCCCGTTGGACGGCATG AGAGGGTGGGATGAGTACATCGTTTACTTGTTTGACAAGAGCATCACCAACTACTCCGGCCCCTTGAACGCCAGACACCTGCCTGAAAGAGTCAACAACATCG TGCAAGACTCGAAAAAGCCGCTACCCCTGTTTGAGTTGAAGAAGGTTTGGGGCGAAGCCGTGAACTACATCTGCGGTCTGAAGGACGACTACAGCAGACTCTTCCAAGGCCAGAGGGCTGCCAT GTTGAGCCTCCTGCGCTACAACACCAACCTGACCAGGTATAAAAACAGCATGTTCGGCTTCTCTCAGCAGCTCCGCGCCAAGCTGGACTTCTTCAAGAGCAGCATCCAGTACGACCTGGAGAAATACAGCGACCAGATGCACTATGGGATAT CTTCCGAAAAGATGCTGAAAGCCTGGCAGGAAAATGAAGAACGCGCTGCAACCTTtgcacag GTGGCAGAAGTGAGCCACTTGGATGACGAGATCATGGCTCTGCACTCTGAGATCGTGGAGCTCCAGAGGAGCCCCTACGCCCGGCGACAAGGAGACAAGATGGAGCTGCT GGAAGGAAAGGCAATAGAGCTCTACATGCAGCTGAAGAGGACGTGCAAAG GCGCCGACTCCGATGGTACCAGGGACAGCTCTGAAATGGTGAAGGCCATCATCCAGACTGTCCAGAACCAAGACAAGGTGCTCAAAGACCTGTACACCCACCTCAG CAAAATCCTCAACAGCAAACAGAAGATCATTGACTTGTTTCCCCGGATCGAGAAAACCCTGGAGAACATCAAAGAGGCCGACAACACCGTGATGCAGATGCAGGTCAAAAGACAGAAGGAGTTCTGGCATTTACTCAAGATCGCTTGT GCCCAGAACTCGTCTCGTAACTCCATGGCGGCCAGCCCCGAGTCGTCCCACCTGCTGCAGGTCTCCCAGTGGCCCCAGACGCCACAGCCCGTCAGCTCTCCTCACCCCCTCACCTCCCTGCCCGGACGCAATGACAC TGACGCTGCTCCACGACTGCTGCAGGAGAACCAGAAGTACCTCAGTCAGCTGACCAATCTGATGCAAGAGGCCACAGACGACCAAGCAAAGAGCATAGTG